In one Streptomyces sp. NBC_01241 genomic region, the following are encoded:
- the pglY gene encoding BREX-2 system ATPase PglY — MAFMSRNNSRPEDRPLLRELIDIPESVSTSDFVLKLNEAVTAEGAEAALKDYVVTDRLLGNFDEALDLIKSALDSHSSKAAYLHGSFGSGKSHFMAVLYALLSGNQAARERSELDPVRARHSWLDADDRKFLLVPYHMLGSKSLEQRVLGKYVEHVRKLHPDCPLPQVYRTDGIFEDFAEQRRRNGDDWVIAQLADAGGQEDEWGDSFTWTSSLLDEAMDAVEEHENTKSLDLDNPSTPRDLRARLVQDLTRTLFPAFARNASEDISGFISLDRGLSVIAAHAKALGYDGLILFMDELILWLATLIHDQKVLGRESSKVTNFVEGGDERRAIPVVSFIARQRDLRELVGEEMSGAAEAAVQDTLKLNGGRYDEIVLEDRNLPQIAQARLLKPVPGAEAKVDAAFAEAKKLGPDVWDTLLGHDKSTTGADEDAFRRTYPFPPAFMDTLVHISAALQRSRTGLKLMSQLLVDHRDDWRLGQLVPLGDLYPAIAGGGDKAFSGETNVHFEAADKLYRDKLRPYLLKTNQVTDDQVEAYRRSPESLGDPQLAARCRDFTGDSRLLQTLLLSALAPSVPALADLTLARLHALNHGSITTRIAGTEVGRLEQKVKEWAATFPEIKVAGTGPGAVVRLELTGVDLDAVLANAQVHNNLGNRRAKMRSLLKDALGVGDGPGGFDAYDVLDLVWKGTERQIEVVFGHVADVDSLSEATLRPSQDDAWRLVVDFPYDEGEFGPMDDLQRLRALREKPGGDSRTLAWLPTHLTDASRSDFERLVVIDKALADEARFDSEFARSLNADDKARAKSMLQSQRNILTERVTQALRQAYGLAQKQEGVVDLGFDTHLVAQQDVPELRLPLGAALDAAARDLAGRLLVHQYPAHPDLDPDGAGKPVKPAEIRAVFEYVRKAAEDRDGQVEVDGKDRKTMARIAGGLGLGTMREAYYRQSTTWPDHFTSQARRDGAAEPTLVKLSDWSDLPEPRGLSEPLRRLLAAAYAEMTDRVWVRGGVPVEPAPAPHELKRDYALREQALPSEEDWAEARKRHETVLGDRAPQLRRGRIVNQFAGQIKQAAAVLAQDAGRLVGELEKHRSFLRLDDDSPRLVLARRAQELVKSVTEVGIDAKTVVDRLARFDFGDFTAHRYAMSLKSAGKVATALQNTSWDQLGLADTLDAGGAAVLERVRDAAAGDPGDYPDLPGVLNAGGREVLSLLRSRQTTAEQPQTPATPSPSSDGVDLIGGSAHPQVLPEPVAQPGPRTPSRSLVRSGGGRTTAARAAAELQAEIAALAAENPNATVEVVWKVVD; from the coding sequence ATGGCGTTCATGAGCAGGAACAACTCTCGCCCCGAGGACCGGCCGCTTCTGCGGGAGCTGATCGACATCCCGGAGTCGGTGTCCACCTCCGACTTCGTGCTGAAGCTGAACGAGGCGGTCACCGCCGAGGGGGCTGAGGCGGCCCTGAAGGACTACGTCGTCACCGACCGGCTGCTGGGTAACTTCGACGAAGCCCTGGACCTGATCAAGTCGGCGCTCGACAGTCACTCGTCGAAGGCGGCATATCTGCACGGTTCGTTCGGTTCCGGTAAGTCGCACTTCATGGCGGTGCTTTACGCGCTGCTGTCGGGGAACCAGGCTGCGCGGGAGCGCAGTGAGCTCGACCCGGTGCGGGCCCGGCACTCCTGGTTGGATGCGGACGACCGGAAGTTCCTGCTGGTGCCGTACCACATGCTGGGTTCCAAGTCCCTGGAGCAGCGGGTGCTCGGCAAGTACGTGGAGCACGTACGCAAGCTGCATCCGGACTGCCCGCTGCCGCAGGTCTACCGGACCGACGGGATCTTTGAGGACTTCGCTGAGCAGCGCCGCCGTAACGGCGACGACTGGGTGATCGCGCAGCTCGCCGATGCCGGTGGCCAGGAGGACGAATGGGGTGATTCTTTCACCTGGACCAGCAGCCTTCTCGACGAGGCCATGGACGCGGTGGAGGAGCACGAGAACACCAAGAGCCTCGATCTGGATAACCCCTCCACGCCGAGGGACCTGCGTGCCCGCCTCGTGCAGGACCTCACAAGAACGCTGTTCCCCGCCTTCGCGCGTAATGCTTCCGAGGACATCAGCGGCTTCATCTCCCTCGACAGGGGGCTCAGCGTCATCGCGGCGCACGCCAAGGCGCTGGGCTACGACGGGCTCATCCTGTTCATGGACGAGCTGATCCTGTGGCTTGCCACTCTCATCCACGACCAGAAGGTGCTGGGCAGGGAATCCAGCAAGGTGACGAACTTCGTGGAGGGCGGTGACGAGCGGCGTGCCATTCCGGTTGTGTCGTTCATCGCCCGTCAGCGCGATCTGCGCGAGCTGGTCGGTGAGGAGATGTCGGGTGCCGCCGAGGCGGCAGTGCAGGACACCTTGAAACTCAACGGCGGGCGTTACGACGAGATCGTCCTGGAGGACCGCAACCTTCCTCAGATCGCGCAGGCTCGCCTGCTCAAGCCCGTGCCGGGGGCCGAGGCGAAGGTGGACGCCGCGTTCGCCGAAGCCAAGAAGCTTGGCCCGGACGTGTGGGACACCCTGCTGGGCCACGACAAGTCCACCACCGGCGCGGACGAGGACGCTTTTAGGCGGACGTACCCGTTCCCGCCAGCGTTCATGGACACTCTGGTGCACATCTCCGCCGCGCTGCAGCGCTCCCGCACCGGCCTGAAGCTGATGAGTCAGCTGCTCGTCGACCACCGTGACGACTGGCGGCTCGGACAGCTCGTGCCGCTCGGCGATCTGTATCCGGCGATCGCGGGCGGCGGCGACAAGGCGTTCAGCGGGGAGACCAACGTCCACTTCGAGGCTGCCGACAAGCTGTACCGGGACAAGCTGCGCCCGTACCTGCTGAAGACCAACCAGGTTACCGACGACCAGGTCGAGGCGTACCGACGCTCTCCCGAGAGCCTGGGCGACCCACAGCTCGCGGCCCGTTGCCGCGACTTCACCGGCGACAGCCGACTCCTGCAGACCCTCTTGCTGTCGGCACTCGCGCCCAGCGTGCCCGCGCTCGCCGACCTCACTTTGGCGAGGCTGCACGCCCTCAACCACGGTTCCATCACCACCCGCATCGCGGGCACCGAGGTCGGCCGGCTCGAGCAGAAGGTGAAGGAGTGGGCGGCGACCTTCCCCGAGATCAAAGTCGCCGGTACCGGGCCGGGGGCGGTGGTCCGTCTGGAGCTCACCGGCGTCGACCTGGACGCCGTCCTCGCCAACGCCCAGGTCCACAACAACCTGGGCAACCGGCGTGCCAAGATGCGCAGCCTGCTCAAGGACGCGCTCGGGGTTGGCGACGGGCCCGGGGGCTTCGACGCATATGACGTGCTCGACCTTGTGTGGAAGGGCACCGAACGACAGATCGAGGTGGTCTTCGGCCACGTCGCCGACGTCGACTCGCTGTCCGAGGCGACCTTGCGGCCCAGCCAGGACGACGCCTGGCGGCTCGTCGTCGATTTCCCTTATGACGAGGGCGAGTTCGGTCCGATGGACGACCTGCAGCGGCTGCGTGCTCTGCGGGAGAAGCCGGGCGGCGACTCGCGCACCCTGGCCTGGCTGCCCACACACCTGACCGACGCCTCCCGCAGTGATTTCGAGCGTCTCGTCGTCATCGACAAGGCCCTCGCCGACGAGGCACGCTTTGACTCCGAATTCGCACGCAGCCTCAACGCTGACGACAAGGCGCGCGCCAAGAGCATGCTGCAGTCGCAGCGCAACATCCTCACCGAGCGCGTCACCCAGGCGCTGCGGCAGGCGTACGGGCTCGCGCAAAAGCAGGAAGGGGTCGTCGATCTCGGCTTCGACACCCACCTGGTCGCCCAGCAGGATGTGCCCGAGCTTCGGCTTCCGCTCGGTGCAGCGCTGGACGCTGCTGCCCGCGATCTGGCCGGCAGGTTGCTTGTCCACCAGTACCCCGCCCACCCCGACCTGGACCCCGATGGCGCCGGCAAGCCTGTGAAGCCTGCCGAGATCAGGGCCGTCTTCGAGTACGTGCGCAAGGCCGCCGAGGACCGCGACGGACAGGTCGAGGTCGATGGCAAAGACCGCAAGACCATGGCGCGGATCGCGGGCGGCCTCGGGCTCGGCACCATGCGGGAGGCGTACTACCGGCAGTCCACCACCTGGCCTGACCACTTCACCAGCCAGGCCCGCCGGGACGGAGCCGCCGAGCCGACTCTGGTCAAGCTCTCCGACTGGAGCGACCTTCCCGAGCCGCGCGGACTGTCCGAGCCGCTTCGCCGGCTGCTCGCCGCCGCCTACGCGGAGATGACCGACCGGGTGTGGGTACGCGGCGGTGTCCCCGTTGAACCGGCGCCCGCACCGCATGAGCTGAAGCGGGACTATGCCCTGCGCGAGCAGGCGCTGCCCAGTGAGGAAGACTGGGCCGAGGCGCGCAAGCGGCACGAGACCGTGCTCGGGGACCGGGCGCCGCAACTGCGTCGCGGGCGGATCGTCAACCAGTTCGCCGGACAGATCAAGCAGGCCGCCGCCGTGCTCGCCCAGGACGCAGGACGGCTCGTCGGAGAACTGGAGAAGCACCGTTCCTTCCTGCGCCTCGACGACGACTCGCCCCGCCTCGTCCTCGCCCGGCGGGCGCAGGAGCTGGTGAAGTCGGTGACCGAGGTCGGCATAGACGCCAAGACCGTCGTTGACCGGCTCGCACGCTTCGACTTCGGCGACTTCACCGCACACCGCTACGCCATGTCCCTCAAGAGCGCCGGGAAGGTTGCCACCGCGCTGCAGAACACCAGCTGGGATCAGCTGGGCCTGGCCGACACTCTCGATGCGGGAGGCGCGGCCGTCCTGGAACGCGTACGGGACGCTGCCGCCGGCGATCCGGGGGACTACCCCGACCTGCCTGGCGTACTCAATGCGGGTGGCCGGGAGGTGTTGTCTCTGCTGAGGTCCCGACAGACCACGGCCGAGCAGCCCCAAACCCCCGCCACTCCATCGCCGAGCTCGGACGGTGTGGACCTGATCGGCGGCTCCGCTCACCCGCAGGTGCTGCCGGAGCCTGTGGCGCAGCCGGGGCCTCGCACGCCGTCTCGGTCCCTTGTCCGCTCCGGCGGCGGGCGGACCACCGCCGCGAGGGCTGCCGCCGAGCTGCAGGCGGAGATCGCGGCGCTCGCGGCCGAGAACCCCAACGCCACGGTCGAGGTCGTCTGGAAGGTTGTCGACTGA
- the pglZ gene encoding BREX-2 system phosphatase PglZ, which yields MSDAVTTASASIGLARLPAGTVRQYLAARSRLGDGTVRVLLLRADPAWDGPAVQQAAGGLRARVAVGPSVLAVHEQILGHLDATTPPDPKVLVVLTDREDTDLDPGLLARVYGGRIRSVDNWEVVQEAFDARGLDGRLRSETWAAEALLDAAATRGWPSLGKGVLSRDEALTRLARRRLRTGRHDTDALGGPAAHDDGDRIDPVALFRWALTPGGPDLLRDLRGPERAGLARFLAEPEQGGSTGKIITALVNAEHGADAAAYAVVCAALWGHAEADHDLYRARGRAERWLGEQPPAQGDDLDRLLASFGSSGEAFVRGLVDRGEHRLADPVLTRAAQLVAQFGAQAAATVSPLLSAGLDARFTAAGRALADGGTDTITAAVTALADHALAADGATRARIERVRMAARLRQWLAGSPEADIASVAEGTARQICELGWVDRALEHLEAGGDPDDILADAYSRIGAQARDKRRELDRAFSERLAVWTADGTAPGTMLTVESLLDRVVAPVVASPGRRVLFLLVDGMSAAIAAELGEELRRQWAEFDPLPAATGAPVRRAVAAALPTLTAVSRTSLFAGTLMKGDQSDEKRLFPQHSCWNGAPAVVFHKDDLRGPDTGSPFSTALTEALADERTHVAVVLNTVDDRLGKEQKLGDGAWQAKEIGGLEPLLRAARAHGMTVLLTSDHGHVVERRGTKLDAADGTIGSARHRTPGGSVAPAEIELSGPRVVWPEPGSRIIALRDHDTRYTALKAGYHGGATLAEFTIPLLALLPFGAEPPIGWRELGDPTPSWWTEDAEGGGVVEAGAKNEADAGAVPDAAVASSRRKQTRKAAPPAPEGAISLFSEDEVAPPVAEEPAESAAAPEAAPSSKQSEDPAVALVERLMATELYQAQLDLLARKPRDKTVLPKALVALVEAGTLPMTALAERAGQPATRAPGFAATLAQLLNYDGAQILEILPDNRTLRLHRAQLIEQFGL from the coding sequence ATGTCCGACGCCGTCACTACAGCGTCCGCGTCTATCGGTCTCGCCCGGCTGCCGGCGGGGACTGTCCGTCAGTACCTTGCCGCCCGCAGCCGGCTCGGCGACGGCACGGTCCGCGTCCTGCTGCTGCGGGCCGATCCGGCCTGGGATGGGCCCGCTGTGCAACAGGCAGCGGGCGGTCTGCGGGCGCGCGTGGCCGTCGGGCCCTCGGTATTGGCCGTACACGAGCAGATCCTGGGCCACCTCGACGCGACAACTCCCCCCGACCCCAAGGTCCTGGTCGTCCTCACCGACCGCGAGGACACCGACCTCGACCCCGGGCTGCTCGCCCGCGTCTACGGCGGCAGAATCCGGTCCGTTGACAACTGGGAGGTCGTGCAGGAGGCGTTCGACGCACGCGGCCTCGACGGGCGACTGCGCAGCGAGACCTGGGCAGCCGAAGCCCTCCTGGACGCGGCAGCCACCCGCGGCTGGCCCTCGTTGGGTAAGGGAGTGCTCTCCCGAGACGAGGCACTAACCCGGCTGGCCAGGCGCCGTCTCAGGACCGGCCGTCACGACACGGATGCGCTGGGCGGGCCGGCCGCACACGACGACGGAGACCGCATCGACCCCGTCGCACTGTTCCGATGGGCCCTCACCCCTGGCGGCCCCGACCTCCTGCGTGACCTGCGCGGACCGGAACGGGCCGGCCTGGCCCGCTTCCTTGCCGAACCCGAACAGGGCGGCTCCACCGGAAAGATCATCACCGCCCTGGTGAACGCCGAACATGGGGCAGACGCAGCCGCATACGCGGTCGTCTGCGCCGCCTTGTGGGGGCACGCGGAGGCCGACCACGACTTGTATCGGGCGCGTGGGCGCGCTGAGCGGTGGCTTGGCGAACAGCCTCCCGCGCAGGGCGACGACCTCGACAGACTCCTGGCCTCTTTCGGATCCAGCGGCGAGGCGTTCGTCCGCGGTCTTGTCGACCGAGGCGAGCACCGGCTCGCCGACCCGGTCCTGACTCGGGCCGCACAGCTCGTGGCACAGTTCGGGGCACAGGCTGCCGCGACTGTCAGCCCGCTGCTCTCGGCCGGACTCGACGCTCGCTTCACTGCGGCTGGTCGTGCCCTTGCCGACGGCGGCACCGACACGATCACCGCTGCCGTCACCGCGCTGGCTGACCACGCTCTGGCCGCCGACGGCGCCACCCGGGCGCGCATCGAGCGGGTGAGGATGGCGGCGCGCTTGCGGCAGTGGCTTGCCGGCTCGCCTGAGGCCGACATCGCCTCGGTCGCTGAGGGCACCGCACGCCAGATCTGTGAACTCGGCTGGGTGGACCGGGCCTTGGAACACCTCGAAGCGGGCGGCGACCCGGATGACATACTCGCCGACGCATACAGCCGGATCGGCGCGCAGGCGCGGGACAAGCGCCGCGAACTGGACCGGGCATTCTCCGAGCGGCTCGCGGTGTGGACCGCGGATGGCACCGCTCCCGGCACCATGCTCACCGTGGAGAGCTTGCTGGACCGCGTCGTCGCACCCGTCGTGGCCAGCCCCGGCCGACGGGTGCTGTTCCTCCTCGTGGACGGGATGAGCGCGGCGATAGCAGCGGAGCTAGGTGAAGAACTGCGTAGACAGTGGGCCGAGTTCGACCCGCTGCCCGCTGCGACCGGAGCGCCCGTCCGGCGCGCCGTGGCTGCCGCGCTGCCCACCCTCACGGCCGTATCCCGAACCTCGTTGTTCGCGGGCACCCTGATGAAGGGCGACCAGAGCGACGAGAAGCGGCTCTTCCCCCAGCACTCCTGCTGGAACGGGGCTCCGGCGGTCGTCTTCCACAAGGATGACCTGCGCGGCCCCGACACCGGCTCGCCCTTCTCTACCGCTCTCACCGAAGCCCTCGCCGACGAGCGCACCCATGTCGCGGTCGTACTCAACACGGTCGACGACCGCCTCGGCAAGGAGCAGAAACTCGGCGACGGCGCGTGGCAGGCCAAGGAGATCGGCGGTCTGGAACCATTGCTGCGGGCTGCCCGCGCGCATGGCATGACCGTGCTGCTCACCTCCGACCACGGCCATGTAGTCGAGCGGCGCGGCACCAAGCTCGACGCGGCTGACGGCACGATCGGCTCGGCCCGCCACCGCACTCCGGGTGGATCCGTTGCTCCGGCCGAGATCGAGCTGTCCGGACCTCGGGTGGTCTGGCCGGAGCCCGGATCGCGGATCATCGCGCTGCGGGACCACGACACCCGGTACACCGCGCTCAAGGCGGGTTACCACGGCGGGGCGACCCTCGCCGAGTTCACCATCCCGCTCCTCGCCCTGCTTCCCTTCGGCGCCGAGCCGCCGATCGGATGGCGGGAGCTGGGCGACCCGACACCCTCCTGGTGGACGGAGGACGCCGAGGGCGGTGGCGTCGTCGAGGCCGGCGCCAAGAACGAAGCGGACGCAGGTGCCGTGCCCGACGCAGCCGTGGCGAGCTCGCGCCGGAAGCAGACCAGGAAGGCCGCCCCGCCCGCCCCCGAGGGCGCCATCAGTTTGTTCAGCGAGGACGAGGTGGCACCCCCCGTAGCGGAGGAACCCGCCGAGTCGGCGGCCGCGCCCGAGGCCGCACCCTCCTCCAAGCAGTCCGAAGACCCTGCTGTTGCCCTGGTCGAGCGGCTCATGGCCACCGAGTTGTACCAGGCACAGCTGGACCTCCTCGCCCGTAAGCCACGCGACAAGACCGTCCTCCCAAAGGCGCTGGTCGCGCTTGTCGAGGCCGGCACCCTGCCGATGACCGCTCTTGCCGAGCGAGCGGGCCAGCCCGCCACCCGTGCACCCGGCTTCGCAGCGACCCTCGCCCAGCTCCTCAATTACGACGGGGCCCAGATCCTGGAGATCCTCCCTGACAACCGCACCCTTCGCCTGCACCGCGCCCAGCTGATCGAGCAGTTCGGGCTGTGA
- the brxD gene encoding BREX system ATP-binding protein BrxD — protein sequence MNAFGSSASGATPVGAVRRRAVVDALRRGAVPESGLDLLATGLGRFEQAVDEELETVAAGGSVFKAVRGEYGSGKTFFTRWLGERAKRRTFAVAEVQVSETETPLHKLETVYRRLTERLTTASFPPSALRPVADAWFYALEEDALADGASENELPQAVERLLTARLTEVSRHAPAFATALRGYKQSLDAGDEATAAAVMAWLGGQPHVAAAARRSAGVRGDLDHFGAFGFLQGLLTVLRDAGHAGLVLVLDEVETLQRVRSDARDKALNALRQLIDEVHSGRFSGLYLVITGTPAFYDGQQGVQRLAPLAQRLATDFTTDPRFDNPRAVQIRLPGFTEESLTSLGATIRDLYAEGSQSPDRIKQLADDAYLTDLARAVGGALGGKVGVAPRLYLKKLVGDVLDRIDQFADFDPRTHYKLTVASGDLTATERNFAAPAPAASADDLDLEI from the coding sequence GTGAACGCGTTTGGATCTTCAGCATCCGGGGCCACCCCGGTCGGCGCCGTGAGGCGGCGCGCCGTGGTGGACGCGCTACGGCGCGGCGCCGTCCCTGAGAGCGGCCTCGACCTGCTCGCCACCGGCCTCGGCCGCTTCGAGCAGGCAGTCGACGAGGAACTGGAGACTGTTGCTGCCGGCGGCTCGGTGTTCAAGGCCGTGCGCGGTGAGTACGGATCCGGCAAGACTTTCTTTACCCGCTGGCTCGGCGAACGCGCCAAACGACGCACCTTTGCCGTAGCTGAGGTACAGGTGTCGGAGACCGAGACCCCGCTGCACAAGCTGGAGACCGTCTACCGGCGACTCACCGAGCGCCTGACCACCGCGAGCTTCCCGCCCAGCGCCCTGCGGCCGGTCGCCGACGCCTGGTTCTACGCACTGGAAGAGGATGCACTCGCCGACGGCGCGAGCGAGAACGAGCTGCCGCAGGCCGTGGAGAGGCTGCTCACCGCCCGCCTCACCGAGGTCTCCCGGCACGCACCCGCGTTCGCCACCGCCCTGCGTGGATACAAGCAGTCCCTGGACGCCGGAGACGAGGCCACCGCCGCCGCGGTCATGGCCTGGCTCGGGGGCCAGCCACACGTCGCCGCAGCCGCCAGGCGCAGCGCAGGCGTCCGCGGCGACCTTGACCACTTCGGCGCCTTCGGCTTCCTGCAGGGCCTGCTCACTGTGCTCCGGGACGCTGGGCACGCCGGACTCGTCCTCGTCCTGGACGAAGTGGAGACTCTGCAACGGGTTCGCTCCGATGCCCGCGACAAGGCACTCAACGCGCTCCGGCAGCTCATCGACGAGGTCCACTCCGGCCGCTTCTCGGGCCTGTACCTCGTCATCACCGGCACGCCCGCCTTTTACGACGGACAGCAGGGCGTACAGCGACTCGCGCCGCTCGCCCAGCGCCTTGCCACCGACTTCACGACCGATCCCCGCTTCGATAACCCTCGGGCTGTCCAGATCCGGCTGCCCGGATTCACCGAGGAATCACTGACCAGTCTAGGTGCCACCATCCGTGACCTGTACGCGGAAGGTTCCCAGTCTCCCGACCGGATCAAGCAGCTCGCGGACGACGCGTACCTCACGGACCTGGCGCGGGCAGTGGGTGGGGCTCTCGGCGGAAAGGTCGGAGTAGCACCACGGCTGTACCTGAAGAAGCTGGTCGGGGACGTGCTCGACCGGATCGACCAGTTCGCTGACTTCGACCCGCGCACGCACTACAAGCTGACAGTGGCGAGCGGCGATCTCACCGCCACCGAACGGAACTTCGCCGCGCCCGCGCCAGCCGCCTCTGCGGACGATCTCGACCTTGAGATCTGA
- a CDS encoding DEAD/DEAH box helicase, protein MQEQTRGTDPVERLDPVVLHHIVNTLGWPDLRPLQKAAVHPLMDGEDAILLAPTAGGKTEAATFPMLSAMREKRWTGTSVLYLAPLKALLNNLVHRVDTYAQWLGCRAALWHGDTPESVRRRIRTESPDFLLTTPESLEAMLISVKTDHSHMLGRVRAVVVDEVHAFAGDDRGWHLLAVLERLERLAGHRIQRIGLSATVGNPETLLTWLQGASPADRPGRVVAPGVTLPAASAAATETQGLPRPAGEVELDYVGSLANAAKVISALHQGEKRLVFCDSRKQVEELGAALRARDVTVFLSHASLSTDERARSEQAFAEARDCVIVSTSTLELGIDVGDLDRVIQIDSPSTVASFLQRIGRTGRRTGTSRNCLFLATRPDALLQAAGLLTLWTRGWVEPVTPPPSPRHLVAQQLLAVTLQEHRLGDRLWPEQWNGLAPFDRSAAPLLSHLVEGGFLDSDGGMLFIGAEAEKHFGRRHFMELTASFTAPPEFTVLAGRTEIGTTDPAVLTEERPGPRRLLLAGRSWQVTFIDWARRRAFVEPVEDGGIAKWQGSEARGLSYDLTRAMRDVLLGTDPDVRLTRRASAALAELRMDRAPHEVHPAGTLLVRDADATRWWTWAGYRANATLAASLGNFADPIQRPTDTHVRLRQDLAPDDWKTARAELPDSLTLPTVDPRAVRGLKFSAALPPRLATTTLAERLADLDGALAAAREPVRLEWGG, encoded by the coding sequence GTGCAGGAGCAGACGCGCGGCACCGACCCAGTGGAACGCCTCGACCCGGTCGTCCTGCACCACATCGTCAACACGCTCGGGTGGCCCGATCTACGCCCCCTGCAAAAGGCGGCCGTGCACCCGCTGATGGACGGTGAGGACGCGATCCTGCTCGCGCCGACCGCAGGTGGGAAGACGGAGGCCGCCACCTTCCCCATGCTGTCCGCAATGCGGGAGAAACGCTGGACCGGCACCTCCGTCCTCTACCTGGCCCCGCTCAAGGCGCTCCTCAACAACCTGGTGCACCGGGTCGACACCTACGCCCAGTGGTTGGGATGCCGAGCTGCCCTCTGGCATGGCGACACCCCCGAGTCCGTACGCCGGCGCATCCGCACCGAGTCCCCCGACTTCCTGCTCACCACTCCCGAGTCCCTCGAAGCGATGCTCATCAGCGTCAAGACCGACCACTCGCACATGCTGGGTCGGGTGCGTGCCGTCGTCGTCGACGAGGTGCATGCCTTCGCCGGGGACGACCGCGGCTGGCACCTGCTCGCCGTACTCGAACGCCTGGAGCGACTGGCCGGCCACCGGATCCAGCGCATCGGCCTCTCCGCCACTGTCGGTAATCCCGAAACCCTGCTCACCTGGCTCCAGGGCGCAAGCCCCGCCGACCGCCCCGGTCGAGTCGTCGCCCCCGGCGTCACCCTGCCAGCGGCCAGCGCTGCTGCAACCGAAACCCAAGGTCTCCCGCGCCCCGCAGGAGAGGTGGAACTTGACTACGTTGGATCTCTCGCCAACGCTGCCAAGGTGATCTCTGCCCTGCACCAGGGCGAAAAGCGGCTCGTCTTCTGTGACTCCCGCAAGCAGGTCGAGGAGCTCGGCGCGGCACTACGAGCCCGCGACGTCACCGTGTTTCTCTCCCACGCCTCCCTCTCCACCGACGAACGCGCCCGCTCCGAGCAGGCATTCGCCGAAGCACGCGACTGCGTCATCGTCTCCACCTCAACCCTCGAACTCGGCATCGACGTCGGCGACCTCGACCGCGTAATCCAGATCGACTCGCCCAGCACCGTGGCCTCTTTCCTGCAGCGCATCGGCCGCACAGGCCGTCGCACCGGAACCTCCCGCAACTGCCTGTTCCTCGCCACCCGGCCCGATGCCCTCCTCCAAGCCGCCGGCCTACTGACCCTGTGGACCCGCGGCTGGGTCGAACCCGTCACCCCACCCCCTTCGCCTCGCCACCTCGTCGCACAGCAACTCCTCGCCGTTACTCTGCAGGAACACCGCCTTGGCGATCGCTTGTGGCCCGAACAATGGAACGGCCTCGCTCCGTTTGACCGCTCCGCTGCCCCTCTCCTGTCCCACCTCGTCGAAGGCGGCTTCCTCGACAGCGACGGCGGCATGCTGTTTATCGGCGCCGAAGCCGAGAAGCACTTCGGCCGACGGCACTTCATGGAGCTGACCGCCTCCTTCACTGCACCGCCCGAGTTCACCGTGCTCGCCGGACGCACCGAGATCGGCACCACCGACCCCGCCGTCCTCACCGAGGAACGCCCAGGCCCGCGCCGCCTGCTTTTGGCAGGCCGCAGCTGGCAGGTCACCTTCATCGACTGGGCCCGACGCCGCGCATTTGTCGAACCCGTCGAAGACGGCGGCATCGCCAAATGGCAGGGAAGCGAAGCCCGCGGCCTCTCCTACGACCTCACCCGGGCCATGCGCGATGTTCTCCTCGGTACCGACCCGGACGTCCGCCTCACCCGCCGCGCAAGCGCCGCCCTCGCCGAACTTCGTATGGACCGCGCACCCCACGAAGTACACCCGGCAGGCACCCTCCTGGTCCGCGACGCGGACGCCACACGCTGGTGGACCTGGGCCGGCTACCGCGCCAACGCCACTCTCGCAGCCTCCCTCGGCAACTTCGCAGACCCCATTCAGCGCCCGACGGACACCCACGTCCGGCTGCGCCAAGACCTTGCGCCCGACGACTGGAAGACCGCCCGCGCCGAACTCCCCGACTCCCTCACCCTGCCCACCGTCGACCCACGTGCCGTACGCGGCCTCAAGTTCTCAGCCGCCCTCCCGCCTCGACTCGCTACCACCACACTTGCCGAACGACTGGCCGACCTAGACGGCGCCCTAGCCGCTGCTCGGGAACCCGTGCGTCTGGAATGGGGCGGCTGA
- a CDS encoding ImmA/IrrE family metallo-endopeptidase: MTRLLEAHGAVVLELPAMSERVDAFSHWYGSRPMVFRNPAKNDKARSRFDAAHEAGHLVMHLDAEPGSRIIENQAHDFAAEFLMPSGEILAELPQRLDWEMLYGLKRRWGTSLKAIVYRAHALGAFRDATYKRAMMMLSQNGDPEPCDLGPREAPLLLERAVRLCDETGVSFDELVARSGLPFGLANEVYATATMTRPRLALSVDEGDVATDGPEVLQLFPGY; the protein is encoded by the coding sequence ATGACGCGGCTTCTGGAGGCTCATGGCGCGGTAGTGCTGGAGCTCCCTGCAATGTCCGAACGAGTGGACGCCTTCTCTCACTGGTACGGAAGCAGGCCCATGGTCTTCCGTAATCCTGCCAAGAACGACAAGGCTCGCTCTCGGTTCGATGCCGCACATGAGGCTGGGCACTTGGTTATGCACCTTGACGCAGAGCCCGGTAGTCGGATCATCGAGAATCAGGCGCATGACTTTGCGGCGGAATTCTTGATGCCGAGTGGGGAGATCCTTGCGGAGCTACCGCAACGGCTCGATTGGGAGATGCTCTACGGACTGAAGCGGCGTTGGGGAACGTCGTTGAAGGCGATCGTCTATCGCGCTCACGCTCTCGGCGCCTTCCGTGATGCAACGTACAAGCGCGCGATGATGATGCTCTCCCAGAACGGGGATCCGGAACCATGCGACCTGGGTCCTCGGGAGGCCCCCCTTCTACTGGAGAGGGCGGTCCGCCTCTGCGATGAGACCGGTGTTTCGTTCGACGAGCTCGTTGCTCGGTCGGGTCTTCCCTTTGGGCTTGCGAACGAGGTTTATGCGACGGCCACGATGACTCGTCCCCGCCTCGCTCTTAGCGTTGATGAGGGCGATGTGGCGACGGACGGACCCGAGGTGCTTCAGCTCTTTCCAGGCTACTAG